The genomic region TCTCAGAGGCCGTGCTGCTGGAAGCCCGTATGAGCATCGTCCGCAAATTCGACGATCCGGACCTCGTCCGGTACTATAAGCAGATCGCGCTCCTTGAGCCCGAAATAGTCGCCCGCCCTGATCCCGAGCTGCTCAAGGCGTGCGCGGCCATCACCTCACCCAAGGACGCCCGCGTCCTCGCCGCCGCCATCGCCGGCAAGGCCGCGTACCTCCTCACCCTCGATCGCCGCCACCTCCTGAGCCCCAAAGTCGCCGCCGCCGGCCTATCAGTGAAGATCATGACCCCTGGCGACTTCTTGCAGGTTGCGGTCGACGGGAGAGGGTAGAAACAGAACAAAACGGGATACCGATACGATTGCCTCCAGGCCGTCTATGCAGCCCTGTATGCTGGGATGAAGTCGCGAAAAGGGGTTGACTTTCCCATTTCATAAGCGAGAATGGCTCCCAAAACAGGAGGTTTCTATGGCGAAGGTCACTGCCAATCGGATTCCGAATGAATCGGGTGACAACGATACTCTTTGGGAGTGCGATTTCATCGCAGGCTACCACAAGTTCCTGCAAAAAGCATGGCGAAGATATCGTCATCAAACAGTCCAACGGTAGACCCCTTACAAAAGAGGAGATCGAGGACCTAATTCGAGGGATCTGCCCGTCCTCTCATAACTTGTCGGGGGGAAAAACAAAGTAACACCCCTCACGCCCCCCATCTCTTCCCGCATCTGCGCCAGGCCCATTGGGCCCAGGTTGAGCGCCTTGTTGTGCCATGCCCGCAGGTCGAACTTTGACCCAAGGGTGACCTTCGCCTTGTCTCGCGCCTGCAGCCAGGCGCGCTCGCCCATCTTGTAGCTGATCGCCTGCGCGGGGACGCCGAGGTAGCGCGTGAGCTCGCTCGCGAGGAAGTTCGGCGGGAAGTGCGCGTTCGCCAGGAGGAACTCGTGGCCGAGCTCCGGCGTCCACGTCGCGCCGGGGTGGAACTTCTGGGCGCGGGGTATCTTGAGCTGGAGGTGCATGCCGATGTCCACGATCACGCGGACGGAGCGCAGCGCCTGTGCGCGGAGCATACCCAGGTAGTAGTCGGGGTTTTCGAGGTACCCCATCTCGCCCATCAGCCGCTCTGCGTAGAGTGCCCACCCCTCGCTGTAGCCGGAGACGAGCCCCAGGTTGCGCTGGAAGCGCGACAGGTCCTCGCGCATGTGCTTGGCCATGCCGAGCTGGAAGTGGTGTCCGGGGACCCCTTCGTGATACGCAATCGATACTTCGCCCCAAAGGGGGAAACGCGTCTTGCCGTTCGTGGGGTACCAGGTGCGGCCGGGGCGGGAGAAGTCTTCCGAAGGCGGTGTATAGTACATCGCCAGCGCGCCGCCGGGCGGGGCGATCATCGCCTCGATGCGCCGGACGTCCGCCGGAATGTCGAAGTGGGCGCCGTTGAGCTCGGCGATGGTGCGGTCCTGCAGCTCCTGCATCCAGCGGCGGAACTCCTCCACGCCCTCTATCGCCCGCGCCGGGTCGGCCTCCAGCACCTTCTTCGCCTCCTCGACCGTCGCTCCGGGGAGGATCCTGTCCGCCGTGTCGATCATCTCCTGCTCCACCCACGCCAGCTACTCCCAGCCCCAGGCGTAGGTGTCCTCGAAGTCCAGCTCCGTGCCGTTGTACCCCAGCGAGTACAGCCGGTACCGCTCCGGGCCGATACCGTCCTGCTCCGGGGAGGCGGGCGCGTAGGTGTCGCGAAGGTACTTCGCCATCTCTGCGTACGCATCGCTCGCGGCGGCAGCGCCCCCCTCCAGCCTGCCGCGCAGGGCGGGGTCTGAGATCCTGGTTGCGTCGTAGGAGTCCAGCAGCTTGATGAAGAACGAGGGCTTGCCCCCGGCGCCTGCCCACGCCTCC from SAR202 cluster bacterium harbors:
- a CDS encoding PIN domain-containing protein, encoding MASAGEAKASPRVPVFLDASVIVAASRSVYGGSARVLRVCASNRFRGLVSEAVLLEARMSIVRKFDDPDLVRYYKQIALLEPEIVARPDPELLKACAAITSPKDARVLAAAIAGKAAYLLTLDRRHLLSPKVAAAGLSVKIMTPGDFLQVAVDGRG
- a CDS encoding DUF885 domain-containing protein; the protein is MIDTADRILPGATVEEAKKVLEADPARAIEGVEEFRRWMQELQDRTIAELNGAHFDIPADVRRIEAMIAPPGGALAMYYTPPSEDFSRPGRTWYPTNGKTRFPLWGEVSIAYHEGVPGHHFQLGMAKHMREDLSRFQRNLGLVSGYSEGWALYAERLMGEMGYLENPDYYLGMLRAQALRSVRVIVDIGMHLQLKIPRAQKFHPGATWTPELGHEFLLANAHFPPNFLASELTRYLGVPAQAISYKMGERAWLQARDKAKVTLGSKFDLRAWHNKALNLGPMGLAQMREEMGGVRGVTLFFPPTSYERTGRSLELGPRSPLL